Genomic segment of Arachis stenosperma cultivar V10309 chromosome 4, arast.V10309.gnm1.PFL2, whole genome shotgun sequence:
CATTTCAAGCACTCTCCAATAGAGTTTTGTCCGAAAATTCTCCAACATAAAAAAATCGGGTGTCAAATGTAAAGGCTCTCTCTTCTTTCAAAATTAAAGATTTTTCTCTGGAGAAGCATGCACGAGAAGCTCCCTGTCCTTAATCTGCTCAACCAGCGTCTCCCTTCCATTTTTCCATTATATTGCCGTTGCTAACAAGATGCAGAATCGATCAATTATTGTCTATTCTTATGCGAAAAAGTAAAAGAGGTATGGAATAAAAGTCCCATCACTATAAATTTTGTCAACAACAACTCACCTTCCTTTTAGTCGGTCTGGTTAGAGAGATCTGAGCACTTCAAAGTTCGACATGGTGAGTTGTCGCAGTTGGTGTTGTTAGCAACGTTGTGctagaaaatttgaaaatccAGAAACAACATGATCTTTGAACAAAAATTGATCCCTCCAGAAACAACGGTAGAGTCATGCTTAAAACTTGTGAATGAGTTGTCTTTCAATCTCTAATTCTACATTCACTTTCTTTTTCCTAATCTATTTTCTCTCTTATTCATGTTTTTTTGTTGAATTCACACTTTAGtgaattttagaaattttttctttcttttgctatATGCCTATATGTCCTAACATAGATtccattatattttattttaaattaatgaataaaatacatctatttttagaaaaaaatttaattagtttagttcttactaatataagtaaatatataatatgataattgataggcatgtattttaaattatattatttattctgtttttttttaaataaaaaagttaatatttttatacattatatataatattttaaataaattatattttaaaaatattttataaaagttatattatataataatatttttaacaaaaaaatagttagttaataaattttgaatataataatttaattatttgttaaataatataaaataaaattttaattatgttatatttttatgttacagcttaaaatattatattttatataattttttaatattataaaaatcttttgtataataattaatcttaatgaataaagaatatttatattttttgtatttatatattgtatatttaattatttaagattAAACGATTCTGTTGTCATTTAAAGTATTGTGTATTAAAGTATTATcatttaaagtatttatttatgtactaggatattatgtatttattagaGTCCATTAATGCTCGTTTTTTATATTAGCTTTTGATTTTTATCCAATAAAATCTAGAGTTATACTACGTGTATACCAAAATCAATTATCAAAGTCAGTCACCCGTAAAAACTATATgttgaaatataaatattatattaaaaataaattaaactacatatgtatttatacaaaaaatatattaataattaattttaataattaattttaatatataaatatttttttataaaattgaataatcTATATAAATATGacatatctaataaatatataattgttgtGCTTATTTTAGGCGATGCTTAGGctgtttttaacaaaaacataaataaataaatattgaaatCTTCGGTATGCTTAGGGGTGGAAACATGCCAGGCCAGGCCAGGCTTTGCTCTTAACAGGCCTGGCCTGTCATACAGTTGATTGGTCTGAACCTGGCCTACAGCCTGTTATAGGCTCTTTATAAAGTACTAGGTCTGGCCTGTTATTTAGCCTGTCCTGACCTGAAGCCTGTTAAAAGACCTGATAactttttttacaaaaataaaaatattatttaaaaaaattattttttaataaaaatagttatatgtaatatgtcatatatttaatatttataaaaaattttaaacttctaacatatttaaaatatacaaaaatatttataataaaatataataaatttaaaatatctcataattttattaataataaataattatttatatatttaattatattttaacaggTTCAGGCAGGTCTGACAGGCCTATAAGGCTAATTAGTAAGCCTGGACCCAGCCTATTAATGTATTAAGGCTTTTAAAAGAGTCTGAACCTGTACCTATTTTATAACAGGCCAGGTCAGGCCAGGTCAAACACAGGCCAGGTTGCAGGCCCCTAGAAGGACGCCTGGCCTTTTTCCACCTCTAGGTATGCTTGATCCGGGTTAATAAAAACTAGTcagtaattaaaaaaaaaaaaaatccacatTTGATGCagttatctttttttcttaataataataataataataaattagcCTAAGGTAAAACTAGGTAAGAACTAAGAAGTTATCTTTTAATTTCCCTTTCTGATTTGATCTCAGAACACCGACACCTATACCTCACTCTCTCCCTCCGCCGCCGCCGTTCTTCTCTCCGGAGGAGACGCTACCTTTCAGATCTCAGTCACCATCACAGGAATCCAATTCATTTACTGTGCGTTCCAATTCAACTCTTCAGCTTCACTCACTCAGTCTCTTTCATTTTCTCACTACATCAAAAAGCTTTGATTCCTTTGGCTATCTTTCAGTCAGTAGCGTCAGGTAAAATTTTCAGTTTTTCCTCCACCCTTCGTCTCATTTCACCATTTTCGAAGTGGTTTTTCGTTGAAATATGTAGCCGTTTTTGCTAACTAGATTTCGATGAAACCCTTGATTTATGGTGATGGTGTCGGTGGTTTGCTCATTTGTGTAAAGGAGATTCTTGTTTATGTGATTAGAAGACATGTAGAAACGCCAATAAGAATACTTGATAGGTCTAAGAAAAAAATCATTTGGTTTAATAGCTTAACACAATGGTGCTGTTTGATCTTAGCCGACCTTACTTAATGAGAGAAATGCTTAGTTGTTTTCTGTTGTTAGTAACTTGGAACTTGTTtgttaatttgtttttcacaaTGTTGATTTGTTTCAGGTTTTGATTTGAACTTTGAAAACCTGCTGCTTTGCCAGACAACCAGATCTTGCATCACACACCAACATGGGAAGCCATGACAACAGTGGTTCTTCCTCTCgccctttttttttaaatgtttaaatgctgagaaaaaattatttattgaaATGATCTGAAATCCTTTCCCTAATTGAATTAAGCCTCTGAATTCTGAGATGATTCATGCTTGTAAAACTAAGATTCAATAGGATTCGACTAGAAGTCCGAGGAGTAATGCTACACTGCAGTTGGGTGTTGTGCACCAAGCTTATTGTTCGGACCCACAATTATTAGTATTGTATCAATTTTCCATTTCCCAAGTAATGTTATTCCATTTGAGAGTCTGCTGTTAGGCACCTGATAGAAAGAGTTGAAAGTGGACTGGTATCAAAGGGGGCTTAATTGTAATTAAGTGTAGGTTGGGATAGGAGAGAAAATGTTCAGGTTTGGAGGGAAGCTGGATGACTATATAGAGAAGGAGAGAGATATTGAGAGAAATATCTCAGAACTGGAATTTGAATTTGGGAGAGCTTGGTCTCTTTAATACCTAGCAAATTTTATTCTCTTTGTGAGTAAACAAACACAGATGTTTCTAATTTTCCTCTTCATTTGATACTAGGTTCCTACATCCTTTCACTTGTTCCAACAATAATTTCATTAGATTCAAGGGTAGTTGTTAGATATATAAAAACAAGGATCAAGATTCTCTAAAGTGAGGGAGTTGATAACATGATAAACTGAGGGGTTAATTACTCTTAAATTAAGATAGTGGGGCTCACAAATAATGAGAGTTACAAATTCAATGGTGATTAATCTCTCATTTTATCACTTGACCAATTTTCTCACTTTAGAGGATCTAAATTCCTAAAACCATATATGAACTACCAGTGTATTGATGAGTCGATAATAATATAAACACATTTTCACCAAAACAAAAATTCCTGGTTATTTAGTAATTGCTGTTTCCGTTGTAGATGAGTTTTTGAAACCCTGAATTCTCTCTTTTTGTGTATTTGCTGCAGCATTGGCATCAAACTCATTTCTAGCTGACAAATCTGCTAAAGTTTTTGTCGCTGGTCACCGGGGTCTTGTTGGTGCAGCCATTGTTCGCAAGCTGACACAACTTGGGTTCACTAATCTCGTCTTACGTTCCCATGCTGAGCTCGATCTCACTCGCCAATATGATGTTGAAGCCTTCTTTGCCTCCGAAAAGCCTGAATATGTTATTGTAGCTGCAGCAAAAGTCGGTGGTATCCACGCCAACAACACCTATCCTGCTGATTTCATTAGCATAAACCTCCAGATCCAGACCAATGTCATCGATTCCGCTTATCGTAATGGCACTAAGAAGTTACTGTTCTTGGGTTCCTCTTGCATATACCCGAAGTTTGCACCTCAACCAATCCCAGAAGATGCTTTGCTTACTGGTCCCTTAGAGCCCACGAATGAGTGGTATGCGATTGCTAAGATTGCTGGGATTAAAATGTGCCAGGCTTACAGAATTCAGTATAAGTGGGATGCGATTTCTGGAATGCCGACCAACTTGTATGGGCCTTACGACAATTTTCATCCGGAGAATTCACATGTTTTGCCTGCTTTGATGCGAAGGTTTCATGAGGCAAAGATCAATGGTGCCAAGGAGGTTGTAGTGTGGGGCACTGGAAGTCCATTGAGGGAGTTCTTGCATGTTGATGATTTAGCTGATGCGGTTGTTTTCATGATGGAGAAGTATAGTGGACTAGAGCATTTGAATGTAGGGAGTGGGAAAGAGGTTACTATTAAGGAATTGGCTGAGCTGATGAAGGAAGTGGTCGGATTCGAGGGAGCTCTTGTTTGGGATACTTCAAAGCCTGATGGGACTCCAAGAAAGTTGATGGACAGCTCGAAACTTGCTGGCATTGGTTGGACACCAAAAATATCCCTTAAGGATGGTCTTGTTGATACATACAGATGGTACTTGGAGAACTACAAGCTATGATTCAGCTGTTCAAACAGAATGTGCCATATTTCCTTCTTAGGTACTCGTGATTTGAGCATGAAGAATTCTTCATAAAACATTATACAAAGAGGAGTATATCATCAATTTTTATGTACCAATTATGTGCAATGAAAACTTTGGTTTTCTCTAGAGATCAAACAATTaaatctattttaaaatttgcgTTATTAtgatcttcggcaggctcctccggttTTTTTTTCCATAGCAGGTGCTCATTCAAGAGTTTCTTGATTGCCTTGAGCGAGTTTGAAAATTTCTTGATCACGTGTGTGAATCTGCTATACATTGTAATACTTCAACGCCTTCTTGTATGCATTCTTGTTATCCATTCACAGCAGacaataaaattttagaaatttgtGTCTCCCATTTGAGTTATGGTATATATTCTGCTGTTTCAGCTTCTCATAGTTATGCCTTTCAACATGTTTCTCAGGATTTGTTGCAGGGTCAAACCAGTGTGTAGGTAGATTTGTCATGTCTTAGTATTATGAAGCCTTTTACCGGCCATTTTGTTTTCATTCCCAGAAGCTGTGAAATGGTATATAGGATTTGCGAACCATTTAATTGATGATTGTAGGAGAGAAATGTGGGAAGATTTTATCCCTCATAAAGTCTGGTGAAAGATCAACAACAAATtgtcataaaaaaaatgatgagtATGTCTAAAATTAGATTAAAATGTTCACACTGCCCTTATAACACTTGTAGTATCAACACAACAATCACCAAAGAAGGTGGAGACCAGATAGTTCTTTAGGATGTATAATGGTATCTATCTATAAAACAAAAATCCCAAATCAAGTCATTATAGACCCAAATTTCTTTGGAGTTATACATATGTCCTGCTCTCATGCCCAATAAACAAcgaagtgtttttttttttaaataactccAATAATAATAACGATGATGATCTCTTTAAGAATGAAATTTTTGAAGGTCTTTTTTTAAGGATTTATTCTATGCAATAATCTGAAATGTTTGGTTAAGCGAAAATAAGAATGTCTTCCGGAGCACACGAATAGAGGTGGAGATAGTGCTCAAATCCTTTGCAAGCAATGAGGAGTGACTAGAAGTTGAGTCTTGGTACTCTTGTTTTTTGTCTTGTTTGACTACTTTTGTCTTTTGCTTCTCCGCATTATTGTATTGAACTTTTATTTCTaaaagaacaatttttttttgaaggGTTTCTaagcaacaataaaaaaataaaaaaaaaaaacaggaaTTTATATGGCTAACTCGTTTCTTTACCGTCATTGATCTAGTGTTTAGGGTCTTTAGTGGAATCATTTATAGAATCTGAAGGGTCATCAAGTAAAAACTATAAGATGTTGGCTATTGACCTATTTTATTGGCTTAATGTTTAGTGTGGTTAGTACTTGCATCAACTTCAATCATCCATTACTCCAGTCATCACCATGAAAGAAAATTGGCCATTTTTGAGCAGCTTGCAATCAGCTTTAAATATTGCATCCATGAAATCAGATGGTCTAAACATCATTTGGAATCCTCAAGAGTCTAGCCTTTGGTACATTCCAtgttcaaaaagaaaataaattatcatGTTATTATGTACGATCATCTTACATTTGTTATGATACAACGAGAGGATTAAGAAAAATACCTTCAATTACCAAGCAACAACTTGTACAAAAAGTAACAATGTTGCCTTTTCTATAGGTCATAGAAACAAAGAACACTGCCATGATACACCGAACAAAACTTACTATATCATGTATTAAAGTAATCCAATGGTATGATTATTTGAACGATGGTGGATGCTACTCTTTCATGGTTCAAATCTATACCATAGATTATCTTAATGCGTGATATACCAAGTCCAACCTAGTGAGATCTAGACGTTAAAACAGAAGTTtgtaaaatcaaacaaacatcaGAAACCCAAATAGAACTGTTAAGTAGCAATAACATCCATGATGGTTGTTACAAAGCGAGGTGCCTGGCATGCATACCTATGAAACAAAAGAGCACAAGAATTAATTGTAAGTTGTGAATGTGAAGCTCAATGCAAAGATTCTGGGTAGGTCATAGAAACAAAGAACACTGCCATGATACACCGAACAAAACTTACTATATCATGTATTAAAGTAATCCAATGGTATGATTATTTGAACGATGGTGGATGCTACTCTTTCATGGTTCAAATCTATACCATAGATTATCTTAATGCGTGATATACCAAGTCCAACCTAGTGAGATCTAGACGTTAAAACAGAAGTTtgtaaaatcaaacaaacatcaGAAACCCAAATAGAACTGTTAAGTAGCAATAACATCCATGATGGTTGTTACAAAGCGAGGTGCCTGGCATGCATACCTATGAAACAAAAGAGCACAAGAATTAATTGTAAGTTGTGAATGTGAAGCTCAATGCAAAGATTCTGGGAGACGTTGACCACCCCCAACAAATCTCATCGGTTAAACCCTACAAACATTTATTATTGAAAAAGATGCATTCAGGAACAAAGGCTCAAGACTGAACAAACCAATTTGTTATGCCCTAATATTATGGGCCTACTGAACCTTTCtactttaatatttaatttgctATTAGTACATTGCATTTCTAAATCAAAGAACTaccataaattttttttcatatatttgCTATTAGGAGTAGCATGACAAACTCTCAAATCGACTTTTTCTTGTTGAAGAGAGTCGAccggaaattttgcattaattgtaaCATTAATCCGGAAGAGAGTTTAAAAACATAATATAGAATGCTTGTCATGAATTTTTGCGTTGAACAAAAGTTGAGAAAAAGACATCATACGAATAACCCAAATACGAGATTGTAGCGGCTGAAcggtgaggaacaaagaagcttcctaagacgAGTAGGAGAAAAGGCAAAGGAAAGGGGATAGAAGTGCAGAGGAGATGTGAAAGAAGATGACAAAAGttattagaaaaacaaaaaaataaagttttggtgaatctagAAGGGAGGACCAAGAGACAGAGTTGATGGTGAAATGCAAGTGTACAACAAAAGATAAAGGCAAAAAGAGAGTACTTTAAAAAGTGATCTTTGTGCCGCAATACAgataattagaaaaaatataagaCAGCTAAGAtagagacaaaagtggctggcaagtaaaataagaataagagcATATGAGAGTCTCTACTAGTCTTTAGGCAcgaagaaaggaaaaaaaggtatatatagaatcgcaaagagtcGTAAAAGAAGAATGAGAAACTTGAATCAGGTTAAGTCCATAAAGAATAAAGACGGAAAGGTTTTGGCTCAAGATAAGAAGATCAATGAAAGGGAGAAGAACTACTTCTACAAGTTATTTAATGAAAGTCAAAAGACTCTTCCGACCCTTTGTCGGTTATGCACGAGGGAAGATTAAAACTTCGACTACTATCAAAGGATTCGAGACTTCAAAGTAAAAGAAGTTCTAAAACGGATGAAAAATGGCAAGGCAATATAATCCAATAATATTCCGATTGAAATTTggaaggactttgaagagaaaggCATCAGTTGATTAACCaagttttttaatgagattttaaaattaaagatgccaaatgagtggagaaagagcacatTGGTACTTATCTGCAAGAATAAGGGAGGTATACAGAGTTGCGAAAACTATAGAGAGATCAAGCTCATGAGTCATAccatgaagttatgggaaagaATGATAGAACGGAGGCTGAGACAAGAAACACAAGTAACAGATAACCAATTTGGTTTTATGCCAAACTCACCACTGAAGCTACATACctgttaagaaggatgatgaagaggtatcgtagtaataaaatggatctacatatggtatttatgatttgaaaaaaacgTATGATAGGATGTCAATGGAGGTCTTATGAAAAATTttggaaaagaagagagtaagGATCACATATATTCGTACAATTAAAGACAtacaattaaagacatgtaatGATTGGGCTACAATGCGTGAAAACTCAAGATGATGTGACAGAAAAATTTTCTATTAGTATAAGATTACACCAGGAATCATTCTTAAATCCATACCTTTTTACATTAGTTTTAGACATACTCATAGAACATACCCAAGAGTCTTTGCCATGATACATACTTTTTGCTGATGATATTGTCATTATTGGAGAGTCAAAaaaagacctaaataagaagttagatTTATGAAGATAAGCTCCAGAAATGTATAGTCAGCACATAAACcgtagcaagacggaatatataGAATGTAAGTTCGGCCGTCGAAGGAAAACCCCCAATACAAAGGTAAAGATTAGAGAAAACATTCtacgaaaaattaaaagttttaaataaCTTGAGTGCATCATACAGAATAATGGAAAGATTGAACAGAATgtaaatcataaaatccaaacaaATTGGTCAAAATGGCGAAATGCATATGATTTCATATGtgacaaaaaaatatctttaaaacttaaaggtaaattctatcgcattGCTATCAGACCGGTTATACTTTATAATACAGAGTGTTGGGCGGTCAAAGAGGAGGCCGAAAATAAGTTAAGTGTGCAGAAATGAAGATGTtcagatggatgagtggtcattcAAGATTAGATAGAATAAGAAACGAGAATATAAGAGAAATAGTTAAAGTAGCATctattgtggaaaagatggtaaAATCACGTCTCAGATGGTTTGGACATGTAAGAAGAAGACCGACAGAGCACCAGTCAGGAGGATGAATGAGATGGATGATGAACAAGGGGTGAATGATAGAAGAAGACTTAGGAAGACCATCCATAAGGTAATCAAACGAAATCTACATGTAAACTGTCTCTCTATATACATGATACATGATAGAGCTCAATGACGTCGTTTGAtccatgtagccgaccccacttagtgggataaaactttgttgttgttgttatatTTGTTGTCATATGTGGACTCATAAACACTCCCTTTGTTCATTTTTAATTGTCACTTACATGTTTTGGTACATCCGGGCAGATATATTGATCCCAAGGTGTACTAGAATGCGACAATGACAGATAAAATGGAATGGAGAGAGTTATTAGTGTATCTACAATGTTTCTCGGTTAATTCACATTGCAGAGACTTCACCATGGTACATATTTGTCCATTCGGACACGGTGAGATAGCTGTGATTTGTTTTTATTGACATTGACTAACAAATATATTCATCCATAGGTTCATGCATATAAGATCAAACTGAGTTTGTATAAACCCAAAACCGATGTGGTCCCTATTCTAGCCCCTGCTGGTGATCTAAGTTTCAGCAGATCTCCTCAGCTACATTATCGAAATTTGAGGTGGGAAAAAAAGAACCATAACAAAAACCAACCAATTGACTAGTAGTTTCCTACTAACATGACTCATGATTCATAACTCCTAAACTCTATATTGGATGCATATCTATTATCATATTGATTAAGCAAAAATTAGATTTAAAGTGATTAATGACATATCATTTTAAGATTGATAACATCTCATTTTACTATTCATATACCACAGAATATGCAATCAATGATATGTTAACCTTTCAAGTCCATGTTTTATTCCTGGTAGAAAATAATAAGACACTAACCAGGATCATGAAAAGAACCATCTCTCCAGAAATTCAACCCTAAAGCTGTTCTATTAGTTGATAAACACGGCAAAAAAAGATTTCCACTACAAAAGCATTCAAAGATTATGATAAACTCACCATTCAAATGTTAGGCATTTAGTGTGTTTAAGAATCTTCCTTCAATTCATCAGAATCAGAATCACTTGCATTATAACCTAACATACATGCACCGGGCAAGAAACAGTTACAAAGAATTCCCAACAAAAAGAAAGATGCTATGCTGTCAGCAACAAAGGAGTGTTTTACCTGGATGCTTATCACCAACTTTCCAAACTGAAGATCTAACCCTCGATGCTCTAGTCAACCAAATTTTACCCTACATTCCCAAACCAATGGCATCAGAACTTGaaaccaaaattcaaaaacaggtAAGCACTTTGATTCGACAGACTCCACAGACGTAGTTCACAATCCCAGCATTAATCTTTTTATTCAACTAACAGCCAACAGAATCCACACACACTACAAACTATTTACATCCGTTTCTTCAATTTCTCAAGAAGTATAACAAGTCAAGAGTTGGAGCAACAAATTTAGAAACACAAAACATTAAGTTTTAACACAAGAATATTTAAGTCATTACACCCAACCATGATAAAGCATTCTATGCTGCTATTATAGATGTGTCCACAACTCCACATGAAGCATCCATTTAAGTGCATCTAATTGTGCATACCTAACTAAATAGACAGTCATCTATTCATATATAACTCAGTCATTGAAATTATTTTACTCTTATCCCCACTATCTTAAAAGTTATATAGCATACAAGATTTGATTGCCTAATAGTGTATATGCATTATCAGCATCAAAATTAAT
This window contains:
- the LOC130976790 gene encoding putative GDP-L-fucose synthase 2, which encodes MGSHDNSALASNSFLADKSAKVFVAGHRGLVGAAIVRKLTQLGFTNLVLRSHAELDLTRQYDVEAFFASEKPEYVIVAAAKVGGIHANNTYPADFISINLQIQTNVIDSAYRNGTKKLLFLGSSCIYPKFAPQPIPEDALLTGPLEPTNEWYAIAKIAGIKMCQAYRIQYKWDAISGMPTNLYGPYDNFHPENSHVLPALMRRFHEAKINGAKEVVVWGTGSPLREFLHVDDLADAVVFMMEKYSGLEHLNVGSGKEVTIKELAELMKEVVGFEGALVWDTSKPDGTPRKLMDSSKLAGIGWTPKISLKDGLVDTYRWYLENYKL